In Natronococcus occultus SP4, the following proteins share a genomic window:
- the treF gene encoding alpha,alpha-trehalase TreF produces the protein MGSLSSYPQLAGELFETVQLSRTLEDSKTFVDAIPRGESEAIRKRFEQRRGEPDFDLEAFVSDSFALPEDPVTAADPSRLSMERYIDELWEYLIREPAEEVDGSTLLSVPSRYVVPGGRFRESYYWDTYFTATGLAVTGRLDLIDELAENFAALIDRYGCVPNGNRIYYSSRSNPPMFCHLLDILENERGFEAVRPYLPALCREYEFWMDGRSDVSEDDRAVRRVVHTDDGPLNRYWDDRAAPREESYHEDVALAESTARPDRELFRDVRAACESGWDFSSRWLAGDELATIRTTELLPVDLNALCYALEHNLSRWERARGNLGEADRYARAARRRQQAIDASCWDAEAGFYFDYCWTEERRTDSWSLAAAVPLFCGLATEDQAAAVAAHLEERFLHPGGLVTTLTESGEQWDSPNGWAPLHWMTVVGLRQYGHDELAETIAGRWLDLNRDVFDRSGLMLEKYDVAGGSGVGGGGEYPLQFGFGWTNGVALALPALFY, from the coding sequence ATGGGCTCGCTTTCTTCGTACCCGCAACTCGCCGGAGAGCTCTTCGAGACCGTCCAGCTGTCGCGGACGCTCGAAGACTCGAAGACGTTCGTCGACGCGATCCCCCGCGGTGAGAGCGAGGCGATCAGGAAGCGCTTCGAGCAGCGACGCGGCGAGCCCGACTTCGATCTCGAGGCCTTCGTTTCCGACTCGTTTGCCCTCCCGGAGGATCCCGTCACCGCCGCCGACCCGTCGCGGCTCTCGATGGAGCGCTACATCGACGAGCTCTGGGAGTACCTCATCAGGGAGCCCGCCGAGGAGGTCGACGGAAGCACGTTGCTGTCGGTTCCGAGTCGGTACGTCGTCCCCGGCGGACGGTTTCGCGAGAGCTACTACTGGGACACCTACTTCACCGCGACCGGGCTCGCCGTCACCGGGCGGCTCGATCTCATCGACGAGCTCGCGGAGAACTTCGCGGCGCTTATCGACCGGTACGGCTGCGTTCCCAACGGAAACCGCATCTACTACTCGAGCCGATCGAATCCGCCGATGTTCTGTCACCTCCTCGACATCCTCGAGAACGAACGCGGGTTCGAGGCGGTCCGGCCGTACCTGCCGGCGCTTTGCCGCGAGTACGAGTTCTGGATGGACGGCCGGAGCGACGTCTCCGAGGACGACCGTGCCGTCCGACGCGTCGTCCACACCGACGACGGACCACTGAACCGATACTGGGACGATCGCGCGGCCCCGCGCGAGGAATCGTACCACGAGGACGTCGCACTCGCCGAGTCGACCGCGCGTCCGGACCGGGAGCTGTTCCGGGACGTCCGGGCGGCCTGCGAGTCGGGCTGGGACTTCAGCAGCCGGTGGCTCGCGGGCGACGAGCTGGCGACGATCCGGACGACCGAGCTGCTCCCGGTCGACCTGAACGCCCTCTGTTACGCCCTGGAGCACAACCTCTCGCGGTGGGAGCGGGCCCGCGGGAACCTGGGCGAGGCCGACCGGTACGCCCGGGCCGCACGGCGGCGCCAGCAGGCGATCGACGCCTCCTGCTGGGACGCCGAGGCGGGTTTTTACTTCGATTACTGCTGGACCGAGGAGCGGCGAACCGACAGCTGGTCGCTCGCCGCGGCGGTGCCGCTGTTTTGCGGGCTGGCAACCGAGGACCAGGCGGCCGCGGTCGCCGCCCACCTCGAGGAACGGTTTCTCCACCCCGGCGGGCTGGTGACGACGCTGACCGAGTCGGGCGAGCAGTGGGACTCCCCGAACGGGTGGGCGCCGCTGCACTGGATGACTGTCGTGGGTCTCCGCCAGTACGGCCACGACGAGCTCGCGGAGACGATCGCCGGCCGCTGGCTCGATCTCAACCGCGACGTCTTCGATCGCAGCGGGCTGATGCTCGAGAAGTACGACGTCGCCGGGGGCTCTGGCGTCGGCGGAGGCGGCGAGTACCCGCTGCAGTTCGGCTTCGGCTGGACGAACGGCGTCGCGCTGGCGCTCCCGGCACTGTTTTACTGA
- a CDS encoding TRAM domain-containing protein, which translates to MEISEKLLCLFSTEVSEEEDRYVIEVPRQEVETGDIDAGDVYRVALISRDEATEDASGSASQPQTAPSEPQPPVDVNETRYVEIEDIGKQGDGIARVERGYVIIVPGAEVGERVKVEITEVKSNFAVGEIIEDTF; encoded by the coding sequence GTGGAAATATCTGAAAAACTGTTGTGTTTGTTCAGTACGGAAGTCTCGGAAGAGGAGGATCGGTACGTCATCGAGGTGCCACGACAGGAAGTCGAAACCGGCGATATCGACGCCGGTGACGTCTACCGCGTCGCACTCATCTCTCGTGATGAAGCAACCGAGGACGCCTCGGGCTCGGCGTCCCAACCCCAGACCGCACCGTCCGAGCCCCAGCCGCCGGTCGACGTCAACGAGACCCGGTACGTCGAGATCGAGGACATCGGCAAACAGGGCGACGGCATCGCCCGCGTCGAGCGGGGGTACGTGATCATCGTGCCCGGCGCCGAGGTCGGCGAGCGCGTCAAAGTCGAGATCACCGAGGTCAAGTCGAACTTCGCGGTCGGCGAGATCATCGAAGACACGTTCTGA
- a CDS encoding heptaprenylglyceryl phosphate synthase, with protein MDIDWDAISHVTKVDPAKPLPSDLGALEGTDLVLVGGSDDVTEANSLAAIERVADSFPSLPVCQEPYSSDHVSRETVEAADAVSIPAVYNGDRDHFVGKHLELFTEVGKKPDELLGSSVPLVGELIASKGVDVVAELADKLVGEGYVVQHLDSTAAAVSGVNAKYTPEEVAGAALATESFYGFPIFYVEYSGTYGGTEDVEAAARYLEETTLLYGGGIDSAEKTREVLEAGADAVVVGDCFHDDPETFRETIPR; from the coding sequence ATGGACATCGACTGGGACGCGATCAGCCACGTCACCAAGGTCGATCCGGCGAAACCCCTCCCGTCGGATCTCGGCGCCCTCGAGGGGACGGATCTGGTGCTCGTCGGCGGCTCTGACGACGTCACCGAGGCAAACAGCCTGGCTGCGATCGAACGGGTCGCCGACTCGTTTCCGTCGCTGCCGGTCTGCCAGGAACCCTACAGCTCCGACCACGTCTCCCGGGAGACCGTCGAGGCGGCCGACGCCGTCTCGATCCCCGCCGTCTACAACGGCGACCGGGACCACTTCGTGGGCAAACACCTCGAGCTGTTCACCGAGGTCGGAAAGAAACCCGACGAGCTGCTGGGCTCGAGCGTCCCGCTCGTCGGCGAACTGATCGCCTCGAAGGGCGTCGACGTAGTCGCCGAACTCGCGGACAAACTCGTCGGCGAAGGGTACGTCGTTCAACACCTCGACTCGACCGCCGCGGCCGTCTCGGGGGTCAACGCGAAGTACACCCCCGAGGAGGTCGCCGGCGCCGCACTGGCGACCGAATCGTTCTACGGCTTTCCGATCTTCTACGTCGAGTACTCGGGCACCTACGGCGGGACCGAAGACGTCGAGGCGGCCGCACGCTATCTGGAGGAAACGACGCTGCTTTACGGCGGCGGGATCGACAGCGCCGAGAAGACCCGCGAGGTCCTCGAGGCCGGCGCGGACGCCGTTGTCGTCGGTGATTGCTTCCACGACGACCCCGAGACGTTCCGGGAGACGATCCCTCGATAG